In Promicromonospora sp. Populi, one genomic interval encodes:
- a CDS encoding ABC transporter permease codes for MNNRLMFLRNGKVIAGLVILGFFTLLALFGPWLSPYDPNQVSDALLTPPSAAHWLGTDHTGRDILSQIIVGARGVLVVGLVAGVSATVVGVLIGVTAGFVGGIGDESLSALSNMFLVIPQLPLIILIAAQLPSAGGLTVALVIGATGWAWGARVLRAQTLSLRKRDFVEAARANGEHTWRLVLVEVMPNLTAVIASGFVGTVTFAVLSQVTLSFIGITPVSDWNWGTILFWAQNNLALQRGAWWWFVPAGACIALLGMALTLVNFGIDEIVNPRLRSTGQHARSLRRRGIRPRVGFTPVVREARS; via the coding sequence ATGAACAACCGGCTGATGTTCCTGCGCAACGGCAAGGTGATCGCCGGCCTGGTCATCCTCGGATTCTTCACGCTGCTCGCGCTGTTCGGCCCGTGGCTCTCGCCCTACGACCCCAACCAGGTGAGCGACGCCCTGCTCACCCCGCCGTCCGCGGCGCACTGGCTCGGCACCGACCACACGGGCCGCGACATCCTGTCGCAGATCATCGTCGGCGCTCGCGGTGTGCTCGTCGTCGGCCTGGTGGCCGGGGTGAGCGCAACCGTGGTGGGCGTGCTCATCGGCGTCACCGCCGGGTTCGTCGGCGGCATCGGCGACGAGTCGCTGTCCGCGCTGTCGAACATGTTCCTCGTGATCCCGCAGCTGCCGCTGATCATCCTGATCGCCGCCCAGCTGCCGTCCGCCGGCGGGCTCACCGTCGCCCTGGTCATCGGTGCCACGGGCTGGGCGTGGGGCGCACGCGTGCTGCGCGCCCAGACGCTGTCGCTGCGCAAGCGCGACTTCGTGGAGGCCGCCCGGGCCAACGGGGAGCACACCTGGCGTCTGGTGCTCGTCGAGGTCATGCCCAACCTGACGGCCGTGATCGCCTCCGGGTTCGTGGGCACCGTGACATTCGCGGTGCTGTCCCAGGTCACCCTGTCGTTCATCGGCATCACGCCGGTCAGCGACTGGAACTGGGGCACCATCCTGTTCTGGGCGCAGAACAACCTCGCGCTGCAGCGCGGCGCGTGGTGGTGGTTCGTGCCCGCGGGCGCTTGCATCGCCCTGCTCGGCATGGCCCTGACCCTGGTCAACTTCGGTATCGACGAGATCGTCAACCCCCGCCTGCGGTCCACCGGCCAGCACGCGCGCTCGCTGCGTCGCCGGGGTATCCGGCCGCGTGTGGGGTTCACCCCGGTGGTGCGGGAGGCACGGTCATGA
- a CDS encoding ABC transporter ATP-binding protein, with protein sequence MSSTEIRTQTSTHAPVVTPSDPVLEIRNLSVDYGFGDDPTHVLRDVSLTLRRGEVLGLAGESGCGKSTLAYAATRLLAPPGLITGGEVWLTGRDGKRADLLALSDTDLRATRWRDIAIVFQGAMSSLNPVYRVDKQLVDGIIAHRPRMPRAEARERAAELLRLVGISADRLRSYPHQLSGGMRQRVMIAMALALEPQVLIMDEPTTALDVVMQRQILEQVMELRERLGFAVILITHDVSLLVEVADRIAVMYAGEIVETASARDVYARPRHPYSAGLLGSFPPLHGPRRELTGIPGAPPDLSKRPPGCPFAPRCPHVMDVCRVELPVLGRTAQAEEGRLVACHLHTAAGVGEKLPDLLAR encoded by the coding sequence ATGAGCTCGACGGAGATCCGTACACAGACGAGTACGCACGCCCCGGTGGTGACGCCGTCGGACCCGGTCCTGGAGATCCGGAACCTGAGCGTCGACTACGGGTTCGGCGACGATCCCACGCACGTGCTGCGGGACGTCTCGCTGACCTTGCGTCGCGGCGAGGTGCTGGGGCTGGCGGGGGAGTCGGGCTGCGGCAAGTCGACCCTGGCGTACGCGGCCACCCGGCTGCTGGCCCCGCCCGGCCTCATCACGGGCGGCGAGGTGTGGCTCACGGGCCGCGACGGCAAGCGGGCCGACCTGCTGGCCCTGTCCGACACGGACCTGCGCGCCACCCGCTGGCGGGACATCGCCATCGTGTTCCAGGGCGCGATGAGCTCGCTCAACCCGGTGTACCGGGTGGACAAGCAGCTCGTCGACGGCATCATTGCGCACCGGCCGCGGATGCCGCGGGCGGAGGCCCGGGAGCGGGCGGCGGAGCTGCTGCGGCTCGTCGGTATCTCGGCCGACCGGCTGCGGTCGTACCCCCACCAGCTCTCCGGGGGCATGCGGCAGCGCGTGATGATCGCGATGGCGCTCGCCCTGGAGCCCCAGGTGCTCATCATGGACGAGCCCACGACGGCGCTCGACGTCGTCATGCAGCGCCAGATCCTGGAGCAGGTGATGGAGCTGCGCGAGCGCCTGGGGTTCGCCGTCATCCTCATCACGCACGACGTGTCCCTGCTGGTCGAGGTCGCCGACCGCATCGCGGTGATGTACGCGGGCGAGATCGTCGAGACGGCGTCCGCGCGCGACGTCTACGCGCGGCCGCGGCACCCGTACTCGGCGGGGCTGCTCGGGTCGTTCCCCCCGTTGCACGGGCCGCGGCGGGAGCTGACCGGGATTCCGGGGGCGCCGCCGGACCTGTCGAAGCGGCCACCCGGGTGCCCGTTCGCTCCGCGGTGCCCGCACGTCATGGACGTGTGCCGGGTTGAGCTCCCTGTACTGGGGCGGACGGCGCAGGCCGAGGAGGGCCGGCTGGTGGCGTGCCACCTGCACACCGCTGCTGGGGTCGGGGAGAAGCTGCCGGACCTGTTGGCGCGGTAG
- a CDS encoding polymorphic toxin type 50 domain-containing protein produces MTGTVERVRGEVAAGMVRALRMVRSGWRGGARRAGVITVASGLALALVVEPALAVGPNVGVDCQTTATDQASALDLAEACGLDVEITTARSPWSTFTATEDGTVTQEVTMVATRTAVSGAWGPVSNRVTDPIPEDGVLSVAAPVYPITVSDGTAGVPLATINRDGHTLTYDSPFDLTEPVIDGDTVTYPAVAGEGADLVVTINPDGTGISTALRLADRAAARRADDQLGLDELTFPVTTSAGLTVTQSAGGGFDVVDAFGQQIFQAPEPKMWDSAASGGSGQDAGALGLFSSGGAPADSVGPRPAGRWEQVSGVDADDPEARASAPLLGDQQLSMPVDLVPARARHNTDASAGSTPDAAAGAAAAVPGADPLGTSAPGVDLTGGLSVGGDSLDASGGFGSAGATESSTVGVRIRPDRDFLLSDPDTVFPALIDPTVTSAGNEWLMVHEGTPDATSGYMFEGNQGLGLCDVAVAATCLEKVRFRLGWQFTGLDHLGLLEPDAITSATFSVYGDHSWDCTARTVRLFGTRPIDAASTWASWAATPFGTELSRQTVAHKPACDNSGWVDFDATSGVKNLAETDTDTLSLGLAALNETDMTLGWKRYRHDGKLTIEYEPNAASADAEGSDLAARTENLDPAEEAADEAAPDAVTPTAIPVTDPPEPTADPALVPVQNAPEAAEATVPVPETLTEVPPETLGGLNLKVGAPAPAEGAPEAASEVHVEVADQATAIGAGIAGVLLDVTDTTAEAPPEAGVRQVQVEVDYDAFTDLAGADWSGRLGVVRIPECHATTPDLEECSPTPVDSTNDVEAGTVTATLDLAAAGTAAAAAAAAAETPAAEETPAVAGAAEESGAAANAAPDAEMTALAATGGDTFAVTAGTSSAAGNWGATPLSSASSWSVSGGTGSLGWSYPIQVPAPGAGPSPELAVGYSSAALDGRVSSTNNQSSWVGDGWDMTSGFVERRYVPCSEDQDEARGDDPNNTSRKTGDLCWDSDNAFLTFNGTSSALVKDDDSTTAGVIEWRPEADDGTLVQQYGRPTGAAAKTDAGWAGEYWKVTTTDGTTYSFGKDARYSGDTLAQNSRWTVPVYSNHPDEPGYETSFAASGRQMGWRFNLDYVRDTSDNTMTYRYASETNRYGANNNTGATRTYTRGGTLDWISYGTRAGSEPVASSGAGAPYLVDFAVAERCLAASTDCETGDRDTHAVRWHDTPVDLECSSSTHCPDVRSPAFFSTKRLTSVVTKVDVGGTLTAKDTVALTQTWRDLGDGTGRILWLDAIKRTANGPSSSSSDDVVFNPIRFAGNAQKPGRVADTVSDGLPVMNRIRVEEITTETGAKIDIEYTATQCNASTHPAVAQGYIPIANQSANASRCFPVVWHPWGMPEPRSEYFHSYMVSKVTQSPGESGELTGSVVTSYAYGDGIEWARIDDPLTPKKDRTFSINRGYKTVTTTTGSGSVAAKTRTQYLQGTGAEVNLPDSITTRNAVDHERFAGMPVVSTVLNGEAEVSKTITFPEAAQTASTGSAGTDDLLVATRTTSMDTYTASYTADGSLEFVTRTDTEYNADGQVTEVDDYGAFSETAEDNTTSDDLCTTTDYLKNSAKHLVVPSVTKTVSVRCSITQTTPEQLVGASEISYDGANHGIDPTRGLPTSVRTNDKDGVLNDASPVVSTLYDSRGRATSSTDPLGRVSRTAYTEANGVTTQVVTTSPDPDGAGDGDGDGVTLTAHESTTVLHPLLGVPTTVRDANNKPTTATYDAAGRLLSVTYPDREGKSANVTYAYSTSRKGVNTVTTKTLAADGAGYHVSVALYDGLLRPVQTQTESLDGDDEAVNGRIITDTEYDDNGRVAFTTSGWFATGNPSTTLVGAAVEPDATTVFTYDGLGRVRTEALFTGVIVNPAYEQWRTTTHYDGATTTVVPPDGATPTQTVVDARGRTVAMSQFLRDPVEDAGVRTLSGVLGLEEQSTTYRYDGAGRLSKVLDTYDNEWTYTYDKLGRQTQAIDPDAGTTTTKYDDAGQVTWVMNGANQKLFYTYDQLGRRTTVRQDTDDGAIRAKWTYDVLTSYAGPNPGPAKGQVTSSTRVAGSADGDGNFVTAVTGFDAAYRPTGTATVIPSTTTTGALAGTYEQKVTYTADGQVASTTYPAAGGLRKETVTTQFDDDTSVAEWMGGGFGWGTYVASSRTDGFGRLSYLDLGNTYGTVVSYGYESGTSRLLSVRLDRERIGGRELDLTYAYDDAGNVLSVKDKPTTTGRATDRQCYQYDALRRLTEAWTPATGNCALARSIPALGGAAPYWSSFEYDALGNRTSETYRTRGLAGDVDGGQTTTMDYSYAGTRDLNADGDTTDVGEFAGPHAVTSITTDGPSGSTGTSFTYDTAGRTLTQTQDSDYLTTALSLGWDSESELASTSTATTEYAEPEPGPGDDDTDGDQSTGTGPDRGTGTTTTAAGRNLYTADGDRIMRTAPDGSITVYLGGQEITKAANGTVTAARYYSFAGQTVAMRTANGLGGVTSLINNPQGTPLASVHNTNWTTTSVDKHYTLPFGEQRGDVSAPGDHEFLGKVRDTATGLTLVGARWYDETVGRFLTVDPIMDLTDPQQWNGYAYANNNPVTWSDPSGLIILPPMIDGVLIAPPAAGTGGGDTDSGGGASGPEDDIPVVTIYVGDGSDIPLHGLPPGTFVEQSVLAMLKSVPGYGSWVDELRPMVLPCAETDAVLGDSCQGGSLTAQDLGDIAYELFLGDVVDCAHGEIGGCAWVAVGFVTGGIGKAAKAVDVTGDALRAANTGAKAADDVPTGCNSFVPGTMVLLADGTRKPIEDVELGDEVLAADEDTGEKTEGKAVTALIRGEGQKNLVTVTATDIDGQTQRIVATDAHPFWAPDQRAWIDAIDLTVGGWLQTAVGSWVQVTAIDVERKRAVVHNLTVAIDHTYFVAADETASAVLVHNASCPLVDWNKQEKHFPGHPNFQPGRSTTTADPRVLVQRAGTGTPVGNTPVGLPGSKERVDYGEVIGHYADRDTGELIPTTIGLLHYSKNGVHIVPGRPVGLG; encoded by the coding sequence GTGACGGGGACGGTTGAGCGGGTGCGTGGCGAGGTTGCCGCTGGGATGGTCCGGGCGCTGCGGATGGTGCGGTCCGGTTGGCGTGGAGGAGCTCGACGTGCAGGCGTCATCACCGTTGCGAGCGGGCTGGCGCTTGCCCTGGTGGTCGAGCCTGCACTGGCGGTAGGCCCGAACGTCGGCGTCGACTGCCAGACGACGGCGACGGACCAGGCCAGCGCTCTGGACCTGGCCGAGGCCTGCGGCCTGGACGTAGAGATCACCACGGCTCGCTCGCCGTGGTCTACGTTCACCGCGACCGAGGACGGCACCGTGACCCAGGAGGTCACCATGGTGGCGACCCGGACCGCGGTGAGCGGGGCCTGGGGACCGGTCTCGAACCGGGTCACCGACCCGATCCCCGAGGACGGGGTGCTCTCTGTCGCGGCGCCGGTCTACCCGATCACCGTGTCCGACGGGACAGCGGGGGTGCCGCTCGCGACGATCAACCGCGACGGGCACACGCTCACCTACGACAGCCCCTTCGACCTCACCGAGCCGGTTATCGACGGGGACACGGTGACGTACCCCGCCGTCGCGGGAGAGGGTGCGGACCTCGTCGTCACCATCAACCCGGACGGCACGGGTATCTCTACGGCGCTGCGCCTGGCCGATCGTGCCGCCGCCAGGCGCGCGGACGATCAGCTCGGTCTGGACGAGCTCACCTTTCCTGTCACCACGTCGGCGGGGCTGACCGTCACGCAGAGCGCCGGCGGTGGGTTCGACGTCGTCGATGCGTTCGGACAGCAGATCTTCCAGGCCCCGGAGCCGAAGATGTGGGACTCCGCGGCTTCCGGCGGGAGCGGCCAGGACGCCGGTGCGCTGGGTCTGTTCAGCTCCGGCGGTGCGCCTGCGGACAGCGTTGGGCCCCGGCCCGCAGGACGCTGGGAGCAGGTCAGCGGCGTGGACGCCGACGACCCAGAGGCGCGCGCGAGCGCGCCCCTCCTCGGCGACCAGCAGCTGTCGATGCCGGTGGACCTGGTTCCGGCCAGGGCTCGGCACAACACCGACGCGTCCGCCGGTTCGACGCCGGACGCCGCTGCCGGCGCCGCCGCTGCTGTCCCTGGCGCGGACCCCCTCGGCACCTCCGCGCCGGGCGTGGACCTGACCGGCGGACTGTCCGTCGGTGGCGACTCCCTGGACGCGTCCGGCGGGTTCGGCTCCGCGGGCGCCACCGAGTCCTCGACGGTCGGGGTGCGGATCCGCCCGGATCGCGACTTCCTGCTGTCCGACCCGGACACGGTCTTCCCCGCACTGATCGATCCGACCGTGACTTCCGCGGGCAACGAGTGGCTCATGGTGCACGAGGGCACCCCCGATGCCACCAGCGGGTACATGTTCGAGGGCAACCAGGGCCTGGGGCTGTGCGACGTCGCGGTGGCAGCTACCTGCCTGGAGAAGGTCCGGTTCCGGCTCGGCTGGCAGTTCACCGGCCTCGACCACCTCGGCCTGCTCGAGCCCGATGCGATCACCTCGGCCACGTTCAGCGTCTACGGCGACCACAGCTGGGACTGCACGGCGCGCACGGTGCGGCTGTTCGGCACAAGGCCGATCGACGCGGCGTCCACGTGGGCGTCCTGGGCCGCCACACCCTTCGGGACGGAGCTGTCCCGCCAGACAGTGGCGCACAAGCCCGCGTGCGACAACTCCGGGTGGGTCGACTTCGACGCGACGTCCGGCGTGAAGAACCTGGCCGAGACCGACACCGACACGCTCAGCCTGGGCCTCGCCGCCCTGAATGAGACCGACATGACACTGGGGTGGAAGCGGTATCGCCACGACGGCAAGCTGACCATCGAGTACGAGCCGAATGCCGCCTCGGCGGACGCCGAGGGCTCCGACCTGGCGGCGCGCACGGAGAACCTCGACCCCGCGGAGGAAGCCGCGGACGAGGCAGCGCCGGACGCGGTGACGCCGACGGCGATTCCGGTGACGGATCCGCCGGAACCAACCGCAGACCCGGCCCTGGTGCCGGTGCAGAACGCGCCCGAGGCCGCGGAGGCCACGGTGCCCGTGCCCGAGACGCTGACCGAGGTCCCACCGGAGACGCTCGGCGGGCTCAACCTGAAGGTCGGCGCGCCAGCGCCGGCGGAGGGCGCACCCGAAGCGGCGTCGGAGGTGCACGTCGAGGTCGCCGACCAGGCCACGGCCATCGGCGCCGGGATAGCCGGGGTGCTCCTGGACGTCACGGACACCACCGCCGAGGCTCCGCCAGAGGCCGGCGTACGGCAGGTCCAGGTCGAGGTGGACTACGACGCCTTCACGGACCTGGCCGGTGCTGACTGGTCCGGCCGGCTCGGCGTCGTCCGGATCCCTGAGTGCCATGCCACCACCCCGGACCTGGAGGAGTGCTCGCCCACGCCCGTCGACTCGACGAACGACGTCGAGGCCGGGACCGTGACTGCGACGCTCGACCTGGCAGCGGCCGGGACGGCGGCGGCAGCAGCGGCGGCTGCGGCAGAGACGCCGGCCGCTGAAGAGACACCGGCGGTAGCCGGCGCGGCCGAGGAATCCGGGGCAGCGGCGAACGCCGCCCCGGACGCTGAGATGACGGCGCTCGCGGCGACTGGGGGCGACACGTTCGCGGTCACAGCGGGCACAAGCTCCGCGGCCGGTAACTGGGGCGCCACCCCGCTGTCGTCGGCGTCGTCCTGGTCTGTCAGCGGCGGTACGGGCTCGCTGGGCTGGTCCTACCCGATCCAGGTCCCCGCTCCGGGCGCGGGACCGTCGCCCGAGCTCGCGGTCGGGTACTCGAGCGCCGCCCTGGACGGGCGAGTGTCCAGCACCAACAACCAGTCCTCGTGGGTCGGGGACGGGTGGGACATGACCAGCGGGTTCGTGGAGCGCCGCTACGTGCCCTGCTCCGAGGACCAGGACGAGGCGCGTGGCGACGACCCGAACAACACGTCTCGCAAGACGGGTGACCTGTGCTGGGACAGCGACAACGCGTTCCTGACGTTCAACGGCACGTCGTCGGCCCTGGTGAAGGACGACGACTCCACCACGGCCGGTGTGATCGAGTGGCGCCCGGAGGCTGACGACGGCACGCTCGTCCAGCAGTACGGCCGTCCCACGGGAGCCGCTGCCAAGACCGACGCCGGGTGGGCCGGCGAGTACTGGAAGGTCACGACTACCGACGGGACCACGTACTCGTTCGGCAAGGACGCGCGGTACTCCGGGGACACGCTGGCGCAGAACTCCCGGTGGACCGTCCCGGTCTACTCCAACCACCCGGACGAGCCCGGGTACGAGACGTCGTTCGCGGCGTCCGGCCGGCAGATGGGGTGGCGGTTCAACCTCGACTACGTCCGCGACACGTCGGACAACACGATGACCTACCGGTACGCGAGCGAGACCAACCGGTACGGCGCCAACAACAACACCGGTGCCACCCGCACCTACACCCGCGGCGGCACGCTGGACTGGATCAGCTACGGCACACGCGCCGGATCCGAGCCGGTAGCGTCCAGCGGTGCAGGCGCGCCGTACCTGGTGGACTTCGCGGTCGCCGAGCGCTGCCTGGCGGCGTCGACGGACTGCGAGACCGGCGACCGCGATACCCATGCGGTGCGCTGGCACGACACCCCGGTTGACCTGGAGTGCTCGTCGAGCACCCACTGCCCGGACGTCCGGAGCCCGGCGTTCTTCTCGACCAAGCGCCTCACGAGCGTCGTGACCAAGGTGGACGTGGGCGGGACGCTGACGGCGAAGGACACCGTCGCGCTGACGCAGACGTGGCGCGACCTGGGCGACGGCACGGGCCGAATCCTGTGGCTCGACGCGATCAAGCGCACGGCCAACGGTCCGAGCAGCTCGTCGTCGGACGACGTGGTCTTCAACCCGATCCGGTTCGCCGGCAACGCGCAGAAGCCCGGACGTGTCGCGGACACGGTCTCGGACGGCCTGCCGGTGATGAACCGCATCCGGGTCGAGGAGATCACCACGGAGACCGGCGCCAAGATCGACATCGAGTACACGGCGACCCAGTGCAACGCGAGTACGCATCCCGCCGTCGCGCAGGGTTACATCCCGATCGCGAACCAGTCGGCGAACGCGTCGCGCTGCTTCCCGGTGGTGTGGCACCCCTGGGGCATGCCTGAGCCTCGGAGCGAGTACTTCCACTCCTACATGGTGTCCAAGGTGACCCAGTCGCCAGGCGAGAGCGGGGAGCTGACCGGCTCGGTCGTCACCTCGTACGCGTACGGCGACGGCATCGAGTGGGCGCGGATCGACGATCCGCTGACGCCGAAGAAGGACCGCACGTTCTCGATCAACCGCGGGTACAAAACCGTGACCACCACTACGGGGTCTGGATCTGTGGCTGCGAAGACGAGGACCCAGTATCTGCAGGGCACTGGCGCGGAGGTCAACCTCCCGGACTCGATTACTACCCGCAATGCCGTCGACCACGAGCGGTTCGCCGGTATGCCGGTGGTAAGCACGGTGCTGAACGGCGAGGCAGAGGTCTCGAAGACGATCACCTTCCCCGAGGCAGCCCAGACGGCGAGCACAGGTAGTGCGGGGACGGATGACCTGCTCGTCGCCACCCGCACGACCAGCATGGACACGTACACGGCGTCGTACACCGCCGACGGCTCGCTGGAGTTCGTGACGCGTACGGATACGGAATACAACGCGGACGGACAGGTCACCGAGGTCGACGACTACGGTGCGTTCTCGGAGACGGCTGAGGACAACACGACGTCAGACGATCTGTGCACCACAACCGACTATCTGAAGAACAGTGCCAAGCACCTGGTGGTGCCCTCGGTGACCAAGACGGTCAGTGTGCGGTGCTCCATCACGCAGACCACTCCCGAGCAGCTGGTCGGGGCGTCGGAGATCAGCTATGACGGGGCCAATCACGGCATCGACCCGACCAGAGGTCTGCCGACGAGCGTACGGACGAACGACAAGGACGGCGTTCTGAACGACGCATCCCCGGTGGTCAGCACCTTGTACGACAGCCGCGGCCGCGCGACCAGCTCGACCGATCCGCTGGGACGGGTGTCGCGGACGGCGTACACCGAGGCCAACGGCGTGACTACTCAGGTGGTCACGACCAGCCCCGACCCGGACGGCGCGGGGGACGGTGACGGCGACGGTGTCACCCTGACCGCACACGAGTCCACGACCGTGCTGCACCCGCTCCTCGGCGTACCGACCACGGTGCGGGACGCCAACAACAAGCCCACGACGGCGACCTATGACGCCGCCGGTCGCCTGCTGTCGGTGACCTACCCGGATCGGGAGGGCAAGTCGGCGAACGTCACCTACGCCTACTCGACCTCGCGCAAGGGTGTGAACACCGTGACCACCAAGACGTTGGCCGCGGACGGCGCCGGCTACCACGTGTCGGTGGCTCTGTACGACGGGCTGCTGCGACCGGTCCAGACCCAGACCGAGTCCCTGGACGGCGACGACGAAGCCGTCAACGGCCGGATCATCACCGACACGGAGTACGACGACAACGGCCGGGTCGCCTTTACCACTTCTGGCTGGTTCGCAACCGGCAACCCGAGCACGACCCTGGTGGGCGCGGCCGTCGAGCCGGACGCCACCACGGTCTTCACCTACGACGGTCTTGGCCGGGTCCGGACCGAGGCCCTGTTCACCGGTGTGATCGTGAATCCCGCCTATGAGCAGTGGCGCACCACCACGCACTACGACGGCGCCACGACGACCGTGGTGCCCCCGGACGGCGCGACCCCGACCCAGACAGTGGTTGATGCCCGGGGCCGGACGGTGGCGATGAGCCAGTTCTTGCGTGATCCGGTGGAGGACGCCGGGGTGCGCACGCTGTCCGGTGTGCTCGGCCTGGAGGAGCAGTCCACGACGTACCGGTATGACGGCGCTGGGCGGTTGTCCAAGGTGTTGGATACCTATGACAACGAGTGGACTTACACCTACGACAAGCTCGGTCGGCAGACCCAGGCGATAGATCCTGATGCGGGCACGACAACCACGAAGTACGACGACGCGGGTCAGGTCACCTGGGTCATGAATGGTGCGAACCAGAAGCTCTTCTATACCTATGACCAACTGGGGCGTCGCACGACGGTCCGGCAGGACACGGACGATGGTGCGATCCGGGCCAAGTGGACCTACGACGTTTTGACGTCCTATGCCGGTCCGAACCCGGGACCGGCCAAGGGCCAGGTCACCAGCTCCACGAGGGTCGCTGGTTCCGCGGACGGGGACGGGAACTTCGTCACGGCGGTGACGGGGTTCGATGCGGCCTATCGTCCGACGGGGACGGCGACGGTCATCCCGTCGACGACGACGACGGGCGCTTTGGCGGGGACGTATGAGCAGAAGGTCACGTACACCGCGGACGGGCAGGTCGCGTCCACGACGTATCCCGCGGCGGGCGGGTTGCGCAAGGAGACGGTCACTACCCAGTTCGACGACGACACGAGCGTCGCGGAGTGGATGGGTGGCGGGTTCGGCTGGGGCACGTATGTCGCTAGCTCTCGTACTGATGGCTTTGGGCGGTTGTCGTATCTCGACCTCGGTAACACGTACGGCACTGTTGTGTCCTACGGGTACGAGAGCGGTACGAGCCGGTTGCTGAGCGTGCGGCTGGACCGGGAACGGATCGGTGGCCGGGAGCTTGATCTCACCTACGCGTATGACGATGCCGGGAACGTGCTGAGCGTCAAGGACAAGCCGACCACTACGGGTCGTGCCACGGACCGGCAGTGCTACCAGTACGACGCGCTGCGCCGGCTGACTGAGGCGTGGACGCCCGCGACGGGTAACTGCGCGTTGGCGAGGTCGATCCCGGCACTGGGTGGGGCGGCGCCGTACTGGTCCTCGTTCGAGTACGACGCTTTGGGCAACCGCACCAGCGAGACCTACCGCACCCGGGGTCTGGCGGGGGATGTTGATGGTGGGCAGACCACCACGATGGACTACTCCTATGCGGGCACCCGGGACCTGAACGCGGACGGCGACACCACGGATGTGGGTGAGTTCGCAGGTCCGCACGCGGTCACGTCGATCACCACCGACGGGCCAAGCGGGTCCACGGGGACGTCGTTCACGTACGACACGGCGGGCCGGACGCTGACCCAGACCCAGGACAGCGACTACCTGACTACCGCACTGTCGTTGGGGTGGGACTCGGAGAGCGAGCTCGCCTCGACCAGCACCGCGACCACTGAGTATGCCGAGCCCGAGCCTGGCCCAGGGGACGACGACACCGACGGTGACCAGTCCACCGGGACGGGCCCGGACCGGGGTACGGGAACGACGACGACCGCCGCCGGGCGCAACCTGTACACCGCTGACGGGGACCGCATCATGCGCACGGCCCCGGACGGGTCGATCACGGTCTACCTCGGTGGGCAGGAGATCACCAAGGCCGCCAACGGCACGGTCACCGCAGCGAGGTACTACAGCTTCGCCGGCCAGACGGTTGCGATGCGTACCGCGAACGGCCTCGGTGGTGTGACCTCGCTGATCAACAACCCGCAAGGCACCCCGCTCGCGTCTGTCCACAACACCAACTGGACCACCACTTCGGTGGACAAGCACTACACGCTGCCGTTCGGCGAGCAGCGCGGCGACGTCTCCGCACCGGGGGACCACGAGTTCCTCGGCAAGGTCCGCGACACAGCCACCGGCCTCACATTGGTCGGCGCCAGGTGGTACGACGAAACCGTCGGCAGATTCCTGACCGTCGACCCGATCATGGACCTGACCGACCCACAACAGTGGAACGGCTACGCCTACGCGAACAACAACCCTGTCACCTGGTCTGATCCGTCGGGGTTGATCATCCTCCCTCCGATGATCGATGGGGTGTTGATCGCTCCACCGGCGGCAGGTACGGGCGGTGGTGATACGGATTCGGGTGGCGGTGCGAGCGGGCCAGAGGACGACATTCCTGTCGTCACCATCTACGTGGGAGACGGCTCCGATATTCCGCTGCACGGCCTGCCCCCAGGCACGTTCGTCGAGCAGAGCGTGCTCGCGATGCTCAAGTCCGTCCCGGGCTACGGGTCCTGGGTCGACGAGCTACGGCCGATGGTTCTTCCGTGTGCCGAGACGGATGCTGTCCTGGGAGACTCGTGCCAAGGCGGATCGCTGACGGCTCAAGACCTGGGCGACATCGCTTACGAGCTCTTCCTCGGGGATGTCGTCGACTGCGCCCACGGCGAGATCGGCGGCTGCGCCTGGGTCGCGGTCGGCTTCGTAACTGGCGGCATCGGCAAGGCTGCGAAAGCAGTCGACGTCACAGGCGACGCCCTCCGCGCTGCAAACACAGGTGCTAAGGCCGCGGATGATGTTCCGACGGGCTGCAACAGCTTCGTACCAGGGACGATGGTCCTCCTGGCGGATGGGACTCGGAAGCCGATCGAGGACGTCGAGCTCGGTGACGAGGTCCTGGCGGCGGACGAGGACACTGGCGAGAAGACTGAAGGGAAGGCTGTCACCGCGCTGATCCGCGGCGAGGGCCAAAAGAACCTGGTCACGGTCACGGCTACCGACATCGACGGCCAGACTCAGCGCATCGTGGCCACTGATGCGCACCCGTTCTGGGCGCCAGACCAGCGCGCGTGGATCGACGCGATCGATCTGACTGTGGGTGGGTGGCTGCAGACCGCGGTTGGTTCGTGGGTCCAGGTCACCGCCATCGACGTCGAGCGCAAGCGTGCTGTCGTGCATAACCTGACGGTGGCGATCGACCATACCTACTTTGTCGCGGCGGACGAGACTGCGTCGGCGGTGCTGGTCCACAACGCCAGTTGTCCGCTCGTCGACTGGAACAAGCAGGAGAAGCATTTCCCAGGGCACCCGAACTTCCAGCCGGGACGGAGCACGACGACTGCCGATCCTCGCGTCCTTGTTCAGCGAGCCGGTACCGGTACCCCGGTCGGCAACACACCGGTTGGGCTGCCGGGGTCCAAGGAGAGAGTTGACTACGGCGAGGTCATCGGACATTACGCGGACCGCGACACCGGCGAGCTGATTCCAACGACGATCGGACTGCTCCACTACAGTAAGAACGGGGTCCACATTGTTCCTGGACGACCGGTAGGGTTGGGCTGA